A single Actinomadura algeriensis DNA region contains:
- a CDS encoding SulP family inorganic anion transporter produces MKPSHPITAKLLRVEVLSGLVVALALIPEAISFSIIAGVDPSIGLFASFTMAVTIAIVGGRPAMISAATGAIALVVAPLSIQHGLGYLVAAVVLGGIFQILLGALGVARLMRFVPRSVMVGFVNALAILIFLAQVPELRDVPWPVYPLAAAGLALMVLFPRITKAVPAPLVSIVILTVITVAAGIAVPTVGDKGELPSSLPVPGIPDVPFTLDTLTLIAPYAFAFALVGLMESLMTAKLVDDITDTRSNKTRESIGQGIANVVTGFFGGMGGCAMIGQTMINVKNGARTRLSTFLAGVFLMVLCIAFGPIVSDIPMAALVAVMILVAVGTFDWHSIQPATLRRMPLGETLVMVVTVAAVVATHNLAIGVVIGTITAMVIFARRVAHLVNVSSVTDPDGGRVVYAVTGELFFASSNDLVYQFDYTGDPGHVTIDLTDAHIWDASTVAALDAVTTKYEQRGKTVEIIGLNEASAKMHGDLSGELAGSH; encoded by the coding sequence ATGAAACCGAGTCACCCGATCACCGCGAAGCTGCTTCGCGTCGAGGTGCTGTCGGGCCTGGTCGTGGCGCTCGCGCTGATCCCCGAGGCGATCTCGTTCTCGATCATCGCCGGCGTCGACCCGAGCATCGGCCTGTTCGCCTCGTTCACCATGGCCGTCACCATCGCGATCGTCGGCGGGCGCCCCGCGATGATCTCCGCCGCGACCGGTGCCATCGCGCTGGTGGTCGCCCCCCTGTCGATTCAGCACGGCCTCGGATACCTGGTCGCCGCGGTCGTGCTCGGCGGCATCTTCCAGATCTTGCTCGGCGCGCTGGGCGTCGCGCGGCTGATGCGGTTCGTCCCCCGCTCGGTGATGGTCGGGTTCGTCAACGCCCTGGCGATCCTGATCTTTCTCGCGCAGGTCCCCGAACTGCGCGACGTGCCGTGGCCCGTCTACCCCCTGGCCGCCGCCGGGCTCGCGCTGATGGTGCTGTTCCCCCGCATCACCAAGGCCGTGCCCGCTCCCCTGGTGTCGATCGTCATCCTGACCGTCATCACCGTCGCCGCCGGGATCGCCGTTCCCACCGTCGGCGACAAGGGCGAGCTGCCGTCGTCGCTGCCCGTCCCCGGCATCCCCGACGTCCCCTTCACCCTCGACACGCTCACGCTCATCGCCCCCTACGCGTTCGCGTTCGCACTCGTCGGGCTGATGGAGTCGCTGATGACCGCCAAGCTCGTCGACGACATCACCGACACCCGCTCCAACAAGACCCGCGAGTCGATCGGGCAGGGCATCGCCAACGTCGTCACCGGGTTCTTCGGCGGCATGGGCGGCTGCGCGATGATCGGCCAGACGATGATCAACGTAAAGAACGGGGCCCGCACCCGGCTCTCGACGTTCCTCGCCGGAGTCTTCCTGATGGTGCTGTGCATCGCGTTCGGCCCCATCGTCTCCGACATCCCCATGGCCGCCCTCGTCGCCGTCATGATCCTGGTCGCGGTCGGCACCTTCGACTGGCATTCGATCCAGCCCGCCACGCTGCGCCGCATGCCGCTCGGCGAGACCCTCGTCATGGTCGTCACCGTCGCCGCCGTGGTCGCCACCCACAACCTGGCCATCGGCGTCGTCATCGGCACCATCACCGCGATGGTGATCTTCGCCCGGCGGGTCGCGCACCTGGTCAACGTCTCCTCCGTCACCGACCCCGACGGCGGACGGGTCGTCTACGCGGTCACCGGCGAGCTGTTCTTCGCCTCCAGCAACGACCTCGTCTACCAGTTCGACTACACCGGTGACCCCGGCCACGTCACCATCGACCTCACCGACGCCCACATCTGGGACGCCTCCACCGTCGCCGCACTCGACGCCGTCACCACCAAGTACGAGCAGCGCGGCAAGACCGTCGAGATCATCGGGCTCAACGAGGCCAGCGCCAAGATGCACGGTGACCTGTCCGGCGAACTCGCCGGAAGCCACTGA